A part of Pantoea vagans genomic DNA contains:
- the accC gene encoding acetyl-CoA carboxylase biotin carboxylase subunit — MLDKIVIANRGEIALRILRACKELGIKTVAVHSSADRDLKHVLLADETVCIGPAQSVKSYLNIPALISAAEITGAVAIHPGYGFLSENADFAEQVERSGFIFIGPKADTIRLMGDKVSAINAMKKAGVPTVPGSDGSLTDDMEKNRAFAKRIGYPVIIKASGGGGGRGMRVVRGDKDLEESINMTKAEAKAAFNNDMVYMEKYLENPRHIEIQVLADGQGNAIYLGERDCSMQRRHQKVVEEAPGPGITEEQRRFIGNRCSQACIEIGYRGAGTFEFLYENGEFYFIEMNTRIQVEHPVTEMITGVDLIKEQLRIAAGQPLSIKQEDVIIRGHAVECRINAEDPVTFLPSPGKITRFHAPGGFGVRWESHIYSGYTVPPYYDSMIGKLITYGETRDVAIARMKNALAELIIDGIKTNVELQMKIMSDENFQHGGTNIHYLEKKLGLHEK; from the coding sequence ATGCTGGATAAAATTGTTATTGCTAACCGTGGTGAGATCGCGCTGCGCATTCTGCGTGCCTGTAAAGAACTGGGCATCAAGACTGTTGCGGTACACTCAAGCGCGGATCGTGACCTGAAGCACGTGCTGCTGGCAGACGAAACCGTCTGCATCGGCCCGGCGCAGTCAGTCAAAAGTTACCTCAACATCCCGGCGCTGATCTCTGCAGCAGAGATCACCGGCGCGGTGGCGATTCACCCTGGCTACGGCTTCCTCTCTGAGAATGCCGATTTTGCTGAGCAGGTTGAGCGCTCCGGCTTTATCTTTATCGGCCCGAAAGCGGACACCATTCGCCTGATGGGTGACAAAGTTTCTGCAATCAATGCGATGAAGAAAGCAGGCGTCCCAACCGTACCCGGTTCTGACGGTTCGCTGACGGATGATATGGAAAAAAACCGTGCCTTTGCCAAACGCATCGGTTATCCGGTCATCATCAAAGCGTCTGGCGGCGGCGGCGGTCGTGGTATGCGCGTAGTGCGCGGCGATAAAGATCTGGAAGAATCCATCAACATGACGAAAGCGGAAGCCAAAGCGGCTTTCAACAACGACATGGTTTACATGGAGAAGTATCTGGAGAATCCGCGCCACATCGAGATTCAGGTACTGGCTGACGGTCAGGGCAACGCGATCTATCTGGGCGAACGTGACTGTTCCATGCAGCGTCGTCACCAGAAAGTTGTTGAAGAAGCGCCAGGCCCAGGCATCACAGAAGAACAGCGTCGCTTTATCGGTAACCGCTGTTCTCAGGCCTGTATTGAGATTGGCTATCGCGGCGCAGGTACCTTTGAGTTCCTGTACGAAAACGGTGAGTTCTACTTCATTGAGATGAACACCCGTATTCAGGTAGAACATCCGGTAACCGAGATGATCACCGGTGTGGACCTGATCAAAGAGCAGCTGCGTATTGCTGCCGGTCAGCCACTGTCAATTAAACAGGAAGATGTGATCATTCGCGGACATGCGGTCGAGTGCCGTATCAACGCTGAAGATCCAGTCACCTTCCTGCCAAGCCCGGGTAAAATCACCCGCTTCCATGCGCCAGGCGGTTTTGGCGTGCGCTGGGAGTCGCATATTTACTCAGGCTACACCGTACCGCCTTATTACGACTCCATGATCGGCAAGCTGATCACCTATGGCGAAACGCGTGACGTGGCTATCGCTCGCATGAAAAATGCGCTGGCGGAACTGATCATCGACGGTATCAAAACCAACGTTGAACTGCAGATGAAAATCATGTCCGACGAAAACTTCCAGCACGGTGGAACCAATATCCACTATCTGGAGAAAAAACTCGGCTTGCACGAGAAATAA
- the accB gene encoding acetyl-CoA carboxylase biotin carboxyl carrier protein — MDIRKIKKLIELVEESGISELEISEGEESVRISRAPANVGYPIMQQAYAAPVQQPALATAVAPVAAVAEAAPAEISGHIVRSPMVGTFYRTPSPDAKAFVEVGQKVNAGDTLCIVEAMKMMNQIEADKSGVVKAILVESGQPVEFDEPLVIIE; from the coding sequence ATGGATATTCGTAAAATTAAAAAACTGATCGAACTGGTTGAAGAGTCTGGCATTTCTGAGCTGGAAATCTCTGAAGGTGAAGAGTCCGTTCGCATCAGTCGTGCACCTGCAAACGTGGGTTACCCGATAATGCAGCAGGCTTACGCTGCGCCGGTTCAACAGCCTGCTCTGGCGACAGCCGTTGCCCCTGTTGCAGCCGTTGCCGAAGCGGCACCAGCTGAAATCAGCGGTCACATCGTGCGTTCACCAATGGTAGGTACCTTCTACCGTACGCCGAGCCCGGATGCGAAAGCCTTTGTGGAAGTTGGCCAGAAAGTGAATGCCGGCGATACCCTGTGCATCGTCGAAGCTATGAAAATGATGAACCAGATCGAAGCTGACAAATCAGGCGTGGTGAAAGCTATCCTGGTTGAAAGCGGTCAGCCGGTCGAATTTGACGAGCCACTGGTTATCATCGAGTAA
- the aroQ gene encoding type II 3-dehydroquinate dehydratase, with translation MAHKLHILLLNGPNLNLLGTREPEKYGHTTLSQIVDDLTRQADQLNVELSHLQTNAEFQLIDRIHEAKGNVDYIIINPAAFTHTSVALRDALLAVEIPFIEVHLSNVHAREPFRHHSYLSDVSAGVICGLGADGYTWALQTAVKRLSQTN, from the coding sequence ATGGCGCATAAATTACATATTCTGCTTTTAAACGGGCCCAACCTGAATCTGTTGGGAACACGTGAACCTGAGAAGTATGGTCATACCACGCTGAGTCAGATCGTTGATGATTTGACGCGTCAGGCAGACCAGTTGAATGTGGAGTTGAGCCACCTGCAAACCAATGCTGAATTTCAGCTGATTGATCGCATTCATGAGGCCAAAGGCAATGTGGATTACATCATCATTAATCCTGCCGCGTTTACCCATACCAGTGTCGCACTGCGTGATGCCCTGCTGGCGGTAGAAATACCGTTTATCGAGGTTCATCTCTCCAATGTGCATGCCCGCGAGCCCTTCCGTCATCACTCCTATCTTTCTGATGTTTCTGCTGGCGTGATCTGTGGGCTTGGCGCTGACGGCTACACATGGGCTTTACAAACGGCAGTAAAACGCCTGTCTCAAACTAATTAA
- a CDS encoding YhdT family protein produces the protein MDARFIQAHKEARWSLYLTLLWLAAWGLSAWLGGSEIGVTGLPRWFELSCLFAPLLFIFLCWMMVRVIFRDMPLEDQSEQ, from the coding sequence ATGGATGCTCGTTTTATACAGGCACATAAAGAGGCGCGCTGGTCGCTTTACCTCACACTGCTCTGGCTCGCTGCCTGGGGGCTCTCTGCCTGGCTGGGTGGCAGTGAAATCGGTGTTACCGGCCTGCCGCGCTGGTTTGAACTCTCCTGCCTGTTTGCTCCCCTGTTGTTCATTTTTCTGTGCTGGATGATGGTGCGGGTGATTTTCCGCGACATGCCGCTGGAGGACCAAAGTGAACAGTGA